The proteins below are encoded in one region of Bremerella sp. P1:
- the hemE gene encoding uroporphyrinogen decarboxylase — protein MPENGKNFAGLNVASFESRRGKEMAMIIEKFGGVPHVSPSMREVPLDDNQPAIDFANRVITGQIDIVIFMTGVGFNHLLAAIDRKVDKQRFLDALSDITTICRGPKPVAAMREVKLTPTIKVPEPNTWREILQTIDTEIHIANQTLVVQEYGVTNASLVAGLEARGAHVETLHVYDWDLPEDIGPLAANIQKMIDGKIDVTMFTSANQLNHVLKLAQRQGQMEAFSAALRGTVICSVGPTMSERLRDLGYPVDVEPEHPKMGPLVAAAAERSQDILVRKRQIRAVLQETTKAALNKEAPWYNSAFLKACRREPTDFTPVWLMRQAGRYMKEYREVRAKTTFLELCANPQLCSEVMCTAVEKLGVDAAIIFSDLLPILQPMGLDLEFAKGEGPVIHNPIREAADVDRVLELESTDSLHYVMETVKQTRADLPADMPLIGFAGAPFTLASYAIEGGGSRDYVNTKTLMFRDPGAWRELMERFVRAISRYLNAQIAAGAQAVQLFDSWAGALGPDDYRRYVLPYVKDIVAQIAPGVPVINFATGNPALLPMLAESGAAVVGVDWRIRLDVAWETVGHNIAVQGNLDPVSLLADQMELRRRAKDVLDQAAGRPGHIFNLGHGVMQQTPVDNARALVDMVHEMSQRK, from the coding sequence ATGCCAGAAAATGGAAAAAACTTCGCAGGCCTGAATGTTGCCTCGTTCGAGAGTCGTCGCGGAAAAGAAATGGCGATGATCATCGAGAAGTTCGGGGGCGTTCCGCACGTGAGCCCTTCGATGCGCGAAGTGCCGTTGGATGACAATCAACCAGCGATCGACTTTGCCAATCGCGTGATTACTGGCCAGATCGATATCGTCATTTTCATGACCGGGGTGGGATTCAACCACCTGCTGGCGGCCATCGATCGTAAAGTCGACAAGCAACGATTTCTGGATGCCTTATCCGACATCACCACGATCTGCCGTGGACCGAAGCCTGTGGCCGCGATGCGGGAAGTAAAGCTGACGCCGACCATTAAGGTGCCTGAGCCCAACACGTGGCGCGAGATTCTACAGACCATCGATACCGAGATCCACATCGCCAATCAAACGCTGGTGGTACAGGAATACGGCGTTACCAATGCCAGCTTGGTTGCCGGGCTTGAGGCCCGCGGCGCGCATGTCGAAACCCTGCATGTGTACGACTGGGACCTGCCGGAAGACATCGGCCCCCTGGCGGCAAACATTCAGAAAATGATCGACGGCAAGATCGATGTCACGATGTTCACGTCGGCCAATCAGCTGAATCACGTCTTGAAGCTGGCCCAGCGACAGGGGCAGATGGAAGCCTTCTCGGCAGCTTTGCGTGGTACGGTCATTTGCAGTGTCGGTCCCACGATGAGCGAACGCCTGCGCGACTTGGGCTACCCGGTCGATGTCGAGCCAGAGCATCCTAAGATGGGGCCGTTGGTGGCAGCCGCGGCTGAACGCTCACAGGATATTCTCGTGCGTAAGCGTCAGATCCGTGCCGTCTTGCAAGAGACCACCAAAGCGGCGCTCAACAAAGAAGCACCCTGGTACAACAGTGCATTTCTCAAGGCTTGTCGTCGCGAACCGACCGACTTCACGCCCGTGTGGCTGATGCGTCAGGCCGGGCGCTACATGAAGGAATACCGAGAAGTCCGCGCGAAGACGACCTTCCTCGAACTGTGTGCCAATCCTCAGCTTTGCAGCGAAGTGATGTGCACGGCTGTCGAGAAGTTGGGCGTTGATGCAGCGATCATCTTCTCGGACCTGCTGCCGATCTTGCAGCCGATGGGGTTGGACCTCGAGTTCGCCAAGGGAGAAGGCCCGGTCATTCATAACCCGATTCGTGAAGCGGCCGACGTCGATCGCGTGCTGGAACTGGAAAGCACCGACTCGCTGCACTACGTGATGGAAACGGTCAAGCAAACGCGTGCCGATTTGCCGGCGGATATGCCGCTGATCGGTTTTGCCGGAGCTCCGTTCACCCTAGCCAGTTATGCGATCGAAGGGGGTGGTAGTCGCGATTACGTGAACACGAAGACCCTCATGTTCCGCGACCCTGGTGCCTGGCGAGAACTGATGGAACGCTTCGTGCGTGCGATCTCGCGCTACTTGAATGCCCAGATCGCCGCGGGTGCTCAGGCCGTGCAGCTATTCGATTCATGGGCCGGAGCGCTCGGACCGGATGACTATCGCCGTTATGTGCTTCCGTACGTGAAGGACATCGTCGCCCAGATTGCTCCCGGCGTGCCGGTGATCAACTTTGCAACCGGCAACCCGGCACTTCTGCCAATGCTGGCCGAATCGGGCGCGGCGGTTGTGGGTGTCGATTGGCGTATTCGTCTCGACGTGGCCTGGGAAACGGTTGGCCACAATATCGCCGTGCAAGGGAACCTCGACCCGGTCTCGCTGTTGGCAGACCAGATGGAGCTACGCCGCCGCGCGAAGGATGTCCTCGACCAAGCTGCCGGCCGACCGGGGCACATCTTCAATCTTGGCCACGGGGTGATGCAGCAAACGCCGGTCGACAATGCGAGAGCGTTGGTCGACATGGTTCATGAAATGAGCCAGCGGAAGTAA
- a CDS encoding vWA domain-containing protein — translation MQLSCFYCSKNLTATADQLGGEVVCPHCGNVVRLPDAEQLHTSEEDHQPKAHYWLTDSISGFASLLIHMGILFVLAAVTCDYRSGLPEGEEVSIGELPGIDLTDSGGDVLDTSDVEQSSDTASLDELVADIEPPTAATSEMGEEVSLSQLLPSGAAGGAAGSLNTIGGGGGSVGAGTTFMGVRAEGSRICIIADCSGSMSGPKIEYLKEEVLEAIRSMSRESEFQVVFFNSGAVPYTMRGWRNPKRDLDNVKRWLNTVTAQGGTNPTSAFQEAFKLTPAPDAIFFMTDGLFEPNVVPEVKALNIGGSNRTKIHSISFIDKSAEPLMRQIANDSGGSYRHVSAF, via the coding sequence ATGCAACTTTCCTGCTTTTACTGCAGCAAGAACCTGACGGCTACCGCCGATCAATTGGGTGGTGAAGTTGTCTGTCCGCATTGTGGGAATGTGGTCCGTCTGCCGGACGCCGAACAGCTGCATACGTCGGAAGAAGACCATCAACCGAAGGCCCACTATTGGCTGACCGACAGCATCTCGGGCTTCGCCTCGCTTCTGATCCACATGGGCATCTTGTTTGTCCTGGCAGCCGTCACTTGTGATTATCGCAGTGGCCTTCCCGAAGGCGAAGAAGTCTCGATCGGCGAATTGCCTGGGATCGACCTGACCGACTCCGGCGGAGACGTTCTTGATACGAGCGACGTCGAACAGTCGTCCGACACGGCCAGCCTGGACGAGTTGGTCGCCGACATCGAACCCCCAACCGCTGCGACATCCGAGATGGGGGAAGAGGTCAGCCTTTCGCAGCTCCTTCCTAGTGGTGCTGCTGGCGGCGCGGCCGGATCGTTAAATACCATCGGGGGCGGCGGTGGCTCGGTGGGCGCTGGTACCACGTTCATGGGCGTCCGGGCCGAAGGTTCGCGCATCTGCATCATCGCCGACTGTAGCGGCAGTATGAGTGGTCCCAAAATCGAATACCTGAAAGAAGAGGTCCTGGAAGCCATCCGCAGCATGTCGCGGGAGAGTGAATTCCAGGTCGTCTTCTTCAACAGCGGCGCCGTTCCTTACACCATGCGTGGCTGGCGAAACCCAAAGCGTGACCTCGACAACGTCAAGCGTTGGCTGAATACGGTCACGGCCCAGGGCGGCACCAATCCGACTTCAGCATTTCAGGAAGCGTTCAAGTTGACGCCAGCCCCCGATGCAATCTTCTTCATGACCGACGGTCTGTTCGAGCCGAATGTTGTCCCAGAGGTGAAAGCGCTGAACATCGGTGGCAGCAACCGAACCAAGATTCATTCGATCTCGTTCATCGATAAGTCAGCCGAACCACTGATGCGGCAGATTGCTAACGACTCCGGAGGATCGTATCGCCATGTCTCTGCCTTTTGA
- a CDS encoding MotA/TolQ/ExbB proton channel family protein, which translates to MRHKTTPKTGIFYCLVLLVAVFTVQLWAQDSGNPPPTSPDTLTLDGNEDATMAPRSNYEEKTLLDTLMDGGTVGILIGLLSMVAIGFIVEHFLTIRKSVLMPEGVAYELEEMIAQGRVDEALEVCKNPEYESLLTYVVQAGLERFRGAEFGFAEYKAAVEEAGEDQTAKLYRKTEVLGLIGSIAPMLGLTGTVLGMIKAFNTIASSGGAPKPEDLAGSIGQALVTTLLGLVVAIPAMVAYSYFGNRIDSLVAEVGKRVEQILTPLGRRR; encoded by the coding sequence ATGCGACACAAGACGACGCCCAAGACGGGCATCTTCTATTGCCTGGTACTGCTGGTAGCAGTTTTCACCGTTCAGCTCTGGGCACAAGATTCGGGGAACCCCCCGCCGACCTCGCCGGATACGCTGACACTCGACGGCAACGAAGATGCCACCATGGCCCCGCGTTCCAATTACGAAGAAAAGACCCTTCTCGATACGCTGATGGATGGTGGTACCGTCGGGATCTTGATCGGCCTCTTATCGATGGTCGCGATTGGTTTCATCGTCGAGCACTTCCTGACCATTCGCAAAAGTGTGCTGATGCCGGAAGGGGTCGCCTACGAACTGGAAGAGATGATCGCCCAGGGCCGCGTCGACGAGGCGCTCGAAGTTTGCAAGAACCCTGAGTATGAGTCGCTGCTGACTTATGTTGTGCAGGCCGGTCTGGAACGCTTTCGCGGGGCCGAATTTGGCTTTGCCGAATACAAGGCGGCCGTCGAAGAAGCAGGCGAAGATCAAACGGCCAAGCTTTACCGCAAGACCGAAGTGCTGGGCCTGATTGGCTCGATCGCTCCGATGCTCGGGCTGACCGGTACGGTGCTGGGTATGATCAAGGCCTTCAATACGATCGCCTCGAGTGGTGGGGCTCCGAAACCGGAAGACTTGGCCGGCTCGATTGGGCAAGCACTGGTCACCACGCTGCTGGGGCTGGTCGTTGCTATTCCCGCGATGGTGGCTTACAGCTACTTCGGCAACCGCATCGATTCCCTCGTAGCGGAAGTCGGCAAACGCGTGGAACAGATCCTGACTCCGCTGGGTCGTCGCCGCTAA
- a CDS encoding ExbD/TolR family protein, with translation MKLSKKRVRHTKGMDITPMIDIVFLLLIFFITVSQVSETNREKLELPELKGAKDQKKTSLVVNINKAGDIIVAGNQLQLADVAFLVGKELESNGGDPGLVTVVVRIDQKATCQVPNALVKQLAGQGISKVRLAVQVPN, from the coding sequence ATGAAGCTCTCCAAGAAGCGAGTGCGACACACCAAGGGGATGGACATCACGCCGATGATCGACATCGTCTTCTTGCTGTTGATCTTCTTCATCACCGTCAGCCAGGTCTCGGAAACCAACCGCGAGAAGCTGGAACTGCCGGAGCTGAAGGGTGCCAAGGATCAGAAGAAGACCTCCCTGGTCGTCAACATTAACAAGGCCGGCGATATCATCGTGGCCGGCAACCAACTGCAGTTAGCTGATGTGGCGTTTTTGGTCGGGAAAGAACTCGAGAGCAACGGGGGCGACCCGGGCCTTGTGACCGTCGTCGTTCGCATCGATCAGAAAGCAACCTGCCAGGTTCCCAATGCTTTGGTCAAACAGCTGGCCGGCCAAGGGATTTCGAAAGTTCGCCTCGCTGTGCAGGTACCTAACTAA
- a CDS encoding ExbD/TolR family protein — MKLSSHKRAHNRQITLEMTSMIDVVFLLLIFFIVTASFTKTERDLDAVTKVNEKSSSAAETDLEPAVVLLAEVDGNWVYQIGSNNISTFAELQEVLDKFPNKADGAFVRAPDAAPYGMAAAAIQACKNSEFPGVSYVPLTP, encoded by the coding sequence ATGAAATTATCTAGCCATAAACGCGCCCATAATCGCCAGATCACGCTGGAAATGACCAGCATGATCGATGTCGTGTTCCTGCTGCTCATCTTCTTCATCGTCACCGCCAGCTTCACCAAGACCGAACGTGACCTGGACGCCGTGACCAAGGTGAATGAAAAGTCGAGCAGCGCCGCCGAGACAGATCTGGAGCCTGCCGTGGTCCTGCTGGCCGAGGTCGATGGGAATTGGGTCTATCAAATCGGATCGAACAACATCAGTACTTTCGCCGAACTGCAGGAAGTGCTCGACAAGTTTCCTAACAAAGCGGATGGGGCCTTCGTACGAGCCCCCGATGCCGCACCCTACGGAATGGCAGCCGCAGCGATTCAAGCTTGCAAGAATTCCGAGTTTCCCGGCGTTTCGTACGTTCCATTAACCCCGTAA
- a CDS encoding tetratricopeptide repeat protein, with protein sequence MPTALKTRFACALLGGFTAAAMCLAPLRAASAQNAVVNDKRSPQQMIEEYRRVDGYLSKFKLPDQRLLLIERYLKHALPAEEREELLDQGSQLYATQLMLYADDPVRSKHYQQKVQQFLTDHPSADTPAIQVMLLQADYNRGEAAVTRWLNDPSDKESLAEARSDFQRIAPKLVEYHKSIQKRIEEQWDVIDRMPSGTGRETREKVVRELEGVVGRAAFFGAWSNYYLSLVEDTRGPSQYSKIAINLFRGLLDLKIDPKATTPWHEAADPNRMGLEQEWRARALIGLGMSEILDDNVLDGQRCFALLEAGPTSAEIVDQSDYWYCRGLINAGKLDAAADFAKMTIQDFQGNTSPGKTSLCVLLADTGLREGANNPKIRDMGIQGLIGLAKLGHHSAAIQLVEKYDLDLENSQGFYMMWLVGQQEFAEAEKSKSDDDYRKAQAQLRDALTAPEAKKDLLSASECRYTLGWCSYRLEEHAEAGMNFQDAVSGLKGPNPGKAAEAAWMAFVSYQALAKEEPRYGLRAIEVLEDLKRDFPNHQYAQKADYFIAKLQQSRGSMTSSIRQLQSIAPNDPNYWSAKFDLCNLLRQQIDQASSEDEKKELAGQLKTVADDLESRLNQDSAPEDRISGVVRCLLNVSDLARKNILPAANFAKYVGASKALVASLPPDDRAWVDYHYQALMLARSQKNEDEVATHADWLLKYAKGSPYEQSALIIRALEIDQQVAATTNPDMPLLEEGFDIYSRLVKHLGATSGAVKQSKNAKVACSKAADFAEQLHRWSDAATYLRVLVDAYPKEQEYLQRLGRVEFTLQNYPGALGHWRTLLVGLNKGDEAWFEAKYYQLACLQQTDRDQAKTVLEQFELLHPDWGLPPWRDKIKTLAQQISGSAGS encoded by the coding sequence GTGCCTACCGCGCTGAAAACGCGATTCGCATGTGCACTTCTTGGCGGCTTCACTGCCGCCGCGATGTGCCTTGCTCCGCTGCGCGCGGCGAGTGCCCAGAATGCGGTCGTCAACGACAAGCGTTCTCCCCAACAGATGATCGAGGAGTACCGCCGCGTTGATGGTTACCTAAGCAAATTCAAGTTGCCGGATCAGCGGCTGCTGCTGATCGAGCGCTATTTGAAACATGCCCTGCCGGCCGAAGAACGGGAAGAGCTGCTCGACCAAGGCTCGCAGTTGTACGCCACCCAGTTGATGCTTTACGCCGATGACCCGGTCCGGTCGAAGCACTATCAGCAGAAGGTCCAGCAGTTTCTCACTGATCACCCCAGTGCCGACACACCGGCGATTCAGGTGATGCTGCTACAAGCTGACTACAACCGTGGGGAAGCAGCCGTCACGCGGTGGCTGAACGACCCAAGCGATAAGGAGTCCCTGGCCGAAGCACGCAGCGACTTTCAGCGGATCGCTCCGAAGCTGGTCGAGTATCACAAGTCGATTCAAAAGCGAATCGAAGAGCAATGGGACGTCATCGACCGCATGCCGTCGGGAACTGGACGAGAAACGCGCGAGAAGGTGGTGCGTGAGCTGGAAGGCGTTGTCGGTCGGGCCGCGTTCTTCGGTGCCTGGTCGAACTATTACCTCTCGTTGGTCGAAGATACACGTGGGCCGTCGCAGTACTCAAAGATCGCCATCAATCTCTTTCGTGGATTGCTGGATTTGAAGATTGACCCGAAGGCAACCACGCCCTGGCATGAGGCGGCCGATCCGAATCGAATGGGGCTCGAACAAGAGTGGCGAGCTCGGGCCCTGATCGGTCTGGGCATGTCCGAGATTCTGGACGACAACGTGCTGGATGGGCAGCGATGTTTCGCGCTGCTGGAAGCTGGCCCTACGAGTGCCGAGATTGTCGATCAGTCCGACTATTGGTACTGCCGCGGCCTGATCAACGCAGGGAAACTCGACGCAGCGGCCGATTTCGCCAAGATGACCATTCAAGACTTTCAAGGGAATACGTCCCCCGGCAAAACGAGCCTGTGCGTATTGTTAGCCGACACCGGCCTGCGAGAAGGAGCCAACAATCCCAAGATCCGCGATATGGGCATCCAGGGACTGATTGGTTTAGCCAAGCTGGGCCATCACTCGGCGGCTATTCAGTTGGTCGAGAAGTACGACCTCGATCTGGAGAATTCGCAAGGCTTTTACATGATGTGGCTGGTCGGCCAGCAGGAGTTCGCCGAAGCCGAGAAATCGAAGTCGGACGACGACTACCGCAAGGCGCAAGCTCAACTTCGCGATGCCTTGACCGCCCCCGAGGCGAAGAAAGACCTTCTTTCCGCAAGCGAATGCCGCTACACGCTGGGTTGGTGTAGCTACCGCTTGGAAGAACACGCCGAGGCCGGCATGAATTTTCAAGACGCTGTCTCGGGTCTTAAAGGTCCCAACCCCGGCAAGGCAGCCGAAGCCGCCTGGATGGCGTTTGTGTCTTACCAGGCCCTGGCTAAAGAAGAACCTCGCTACGGTCTGCGTGCCATCGAAGTGCTGGAAGACCTGAAGCGTGACTTCCCCAATCACCAGTACGCTCAGAAGGCGGACTACTTCATCGCCAAATTGCAGCAGTCGCGCGGCTCGATGACTTCCTCGATCCGGCAGCTACAAAGCATTGCGCCCAATGACCCCAATTATTGGTCCGCCAAGTTCGATCTGTGTAATCTGCTGCGGCAACAAATCGATCAAGCTTCGTCTGAGGACGAAAAGAAAGAGCTGGCCGGACAACTCAAAACGGTTGCCGATGACCTTGAGTCACGATTGAACCAGGACTCTGCTCCGGAGGATCGCATCTCCGGCGTGGTGCGTTGCTTGTTGAACGTTTCCGACTTGGCCCGCAAGAACATCTTACCTGCTGCCAACTTCGCGAAGTACGTTGGTGCGTCGAAGGCGCTGGTCGCTTCCCTTCCGCCGGACGACCGGGCCTGGGTCGACTATCACTACCAGGCGCTGATGCTGGCTCGATCTCAAAAGAATGAGGACGAGGTCGCCACGCACGCCGATTGGCTACTCAAGTATGCCAAAGGTTCGCCGTACGAGCAGTCAGCGCTGATCATTCGCGCCCTGGAAATCGATCAGCAGGTTGCCGCTACGACCAATCCCGATATGCCCCTTCTGGAAGAAGGCTTTGACATCTATAGCCGCCTGGTGAAGCATCTCGGAGCAACGTCCGGAGCTGTGAAACAGAGCAAGAACGCCAAAGTGGCCTGCTCGAAGGCAGCCGATTTCGCCGAGCAGCTTCATCGCTGGTCCGACGCGGCGACTTACCTGCGTGTGCTGGTCGATGCCTATCCCAAGGAACAAGAGTACCTGCAACGGCTGGGAAGGGTTGAGTTCACACTACAGAACTACCCCGGGGCTCTGGGACACTGGCGCACCTTGCTGGTAGGGCTCAACAAGGGAGACGAGGCCTGGTTCGAGGCCAAGTATTACCAGTTGGCTTGCCTACAGCAAACCGACCGCGATCAAGCCAAAACGGTCCTGGAGCAATTTGAATTGCTGCATCCAGATTGGGGTTTGCCACCGTGGCGCGATAAAATAAAGACACTCGCCCAACAGATCTCCGGATCTGCGGGATCGTAA
- a CDS encoding peptidylprolyl isomerase, whose amino-acid sequence MSSKPWIGSPTFVLVMICLIVLPEAANQWSLSGDFESSLGPYLPEETLIHPSTGAMVVASVNDVPIYDVEIERYLQRLNVFDDLPETSLQVYRSTVMSQLVRRQVILSYLQTTKFRATEQEVDLAVSEVKQALATRGQSLDEFLASGKVDQAMLRRNLAWKIVWSRYLESYLTEANLRRYYERNYERFDGTARRVSQVYFGDPDNSAEFDWDVAFREAVFLRDRIQQGEISFEDAVKLHSQAPSAADGGDMGWIQHHGPLDPRIHEATFARPVGELVGPIQTKFGIHLMKVHEEKRGEKKWEDMVDDIRAAAAAYLFAHVADRHISDSNVYYFGEEEGSEIDPSFVRRFSDEFIAP is encoded by the coding sequence ATGTCGTCAAAACCCTGGATCGGATCTCCGACGTTCGTTCTGGTGATGATCTGTTTGATCGTCTTGCCAGAAGCCGCGAACCAATGGAGCCTATCAGGCGATTTCGAATCCTCACTTGGCCCCTACTTGCCCGAAGAAACGTTGATCCATCCTTCCACGGGAGCGATGGTCGTCGCGAGCGTGAATGACGTTCCGATTTATGACGTGGAGATCGAGCGCTATTTGCAGCGGTTGAATGTGTTCGATGACCTGCCGGAGACGTCGTTGCAGGTTTATCGCTCGACCGTGATGTCGCAGTTGGTGCGCCGCCAGGTGATTCTTTCGTACCTGCAGACGACCAAATTCCGTGCTACCGAACAAGAGGTCGACTTGGCCGTTTCCGAGGTCAAACAGGCCCTGGCAACTCGCGGTCAGTCATTGGATGAATTCCTCGCCTCCGGCAAGGTCGATCAGGCCATGCTCCGCCGTAACCTGGCCTGGAAGATCGTCTGGTCGCGCTACCTGGAAAGCTATTTGACCGAAGCGAACCTGCGTCGCTACTACGAGCGGAATTACGAACGATTCGACGGCACGGCCCGGCGTGTATCGCAAGTCTACTTTGGCGATCCTGATAACTCCGCGGAATTTGACTGGGATGTGGCTTTCCGGGAAGCCGTGTTCCTGCGAGATCGCATCCAGCAAGGGGAAATCTCTTTCGAGGACGCGGTCAAACTGCACTCGCAGGCCCCTAGTGCCGCGGACGGCGGAGACATGGGCTGGATCCAGCATCATGGTCCCTTGGATCCTCGGATTCATGAAGCCACGTTCGCCCGTCCTGTCGGTGAGCTGGTCGGTCCGATTCAAACCAAGTTCGGTATCCACTTGATGAAAGTCCACGAAGAGAAGCGGGGCGAGAAGAAGTGGGAAGACATGGTCGACGATATTCGCGCTGCTGCGGCCGCGTACTTGTTCGCCCACGTGGCCGATCGTCACATTTCCGACTCGAACGTCTACTACTTCGGTGAAGAAGAAGGTTCGGAAATCGATCCCTCATTCGTCCGTCGATTCAGTGACGAATTCATCGCTCCGTAG
- a CDS encoding DUF1570 domain-containing protein, whose protein sequence is MKFLGLSLLSVTLVLLPTCQHFTAKAIAQQETYPVMIQLDLKDETIQATPVLATEQRVIMLGQDGRMWDFAPQNASNFAQLATPFRPLRQNEMRGDLLTEFGQGFDVTGTGNYLVVHPAGQKDEWANQFETLFRSFQQYFAARGILLQRNEFPLVAVVFPDFRSYQKYAARDGMRVSPGLVGYYSSRTNRVALYDVTHGNHDNPMWAENMATIIHEATHQTAFNTGLHSRYAPQPKWLVEGLATMFEAPGVWDSRNHSNFRDRVNKTRMLEFLEYAKTRRAPGSLAQFIATDDAYYKRPSTAYGEGWALVFYLIETRPREFAAYVRTVAARSAEEGYTTEERMRDFRDAFGSDFDQLEAYFLRYITDLPNKM, encoded by the coding sequence ATGAAATTCCTAGGGCTTTCTCTGCTGAGCGTAACGCTAGTTTTGCTACCGACTTGCCAGCATTTCACGGCCAAAGCCATCGCTCAGCAAGAGACTTACCCGGTGATGATTCAGCTGGATCTGAAAGATGAAACCATCCAGGCCACACCGGTGCTCGCGACCGAGCAAAGGGTGATCATGCTCGGCCAGGATGGTCGCATGTGGGACTTTGCTCCTCAGAATGCTTCCAATTTTGCGCAACTTGCCACGCCGTTTCGTCCCCTCCGGCAAAATGAAATGCGTGGTGATCTGCTCACGGAGTTCGGCCAAGGCTTCGATGTCACCGGCACGGGCAATTACCTGGTCGTGCATCCCGCTGGTCAGAAAGACGAGTGGGCCAACCAGTTTGAAACGCTCTTTCGTTCGTTCCAGCAATACTTCGCGGCTCGCGGCATTCTTCTGCAGCGGAACGAGTTTCCGCTGGTTGCTGTCGTCTTCCCAGATTTTCGTTCGTATCAGAAGTACGCTGCCCGGGATGGCATGCGCGTATCGCCGGGTCTGGTCGGTTATTACTCGTCACGAACCAACCGCGTGGCGCTGTATGACGTGACCCACGGCAACCACGACAATCCGATGTGGGCCGAGAACATGGCCACCATCATTCACGAGGCCACCCACCAAACGGCTTTTAACACTGGCCTACACAGCCGCTATGCTCCGCAGCCGAAGTGGCTTGTCGAAGGACTCGCGACCATGTTCGAAGCGCCCGGCGTGTGGGACTCGCGCAATCACTCGAACTTCCGCGACCGCGTGAACAAGACGCGGATGCTCGAGTTCCTGGAGTACGCCAAGACCCGACGAGCCCCCGGTTCGCTGGCCCAGTTCATCGCCACCGACGACGCCTACTACAAGCGTCCTTCCACCGCCTACGGCGAAGGCTGGGCATTGGTCTTCTATCTCATCGAAACCCGTCCCCGGGAATTCGCCGCCTACGTGCGGACCGTCGCGGCACGCTCGGCCGAAGAGGGCTACACCACAGAAGAGCGTATGCGTGACTTCCGCGATGCGTTCGGTAGCGACTTCGATCAACTGGAAGCGTACTTCCTGCGGTACATCACCGACCTGCCGAACAAGATGTAA
- a CDS encoding TrkA C-terminal domain-containing protein: protein MASFIPIISLFIVILMSLMVVRIATMALVLTGLSHQLAQFQARSAFTGAGFTTSESDKVTQHPVRRKIIMLLMLLGNAGIVTAMSSLMLSFINTRENDPVDIWINFGILGTGLAVLWFVSRSQWVDHRLNNLVEWALRRWTDLEVADYSSLLHLAHGFMVIEMVVEETDWLVERDLAGLRLSEEGVLVLGVDRPGVDYIGIPRGHTRLQAGDTVILYGQRDVLMNLDERRAGSRGNWDHHRAVDKRIQVQLEQDELEKGEEAEGQNAP, encoded by the coding sequence ATGGCGTCCTTTATACCGATCATCTCTCTTTTTATCGTCATTCTCATGTCGTTAATGGTCGTGCGCATTGCGACCATGGCCTTAGTTTTGACCGGGCTTTCGCATCAGCTGGCTCAGTTTCAAGCTCGATCCGCGTTCACCGGGGCAGGCTTTACGACCTCGGAATCGGACAAAGTGACGCAGCATCCGGTACGCCGCAAGATCATCATGCTGCTGATGCTTTTGGGAAATGCGGGGATCGTGACCGCGATGAGTTCGCTCATGCTTTCGTTCATTAACACCCGGGAAAACGATCCGGTAGATATCTGGATCAACTTCGGCATCCTGGGCACGGGTCTGGCAGTTTTATGGTTCGTCAGTCGCAGCCAGTGGGTCGATCATCGCCTGAATAACCTGGTGGAATGGGCACTGCGGCGGTGGACCGATTTAGAAGTGGCCGACTACTCGAGCCTGTTGCACCTGGCACACGGGTTTATGGTGATCGAGATGGTCGTCGAAGAAACCGACTGGCTCGTCGAACGCGACCTGGCCGGCCTGCGGCTTTCAGAAGAAGGGGTGCTGGTCCTAGGGGTCGATCGCCCCGGTGTCGATTACATTGGCATTCCCCGCGGTCACACGCGACTACAAGCGGGCGACACGGTCATTCTGTACGGACAACGCGATGTGCTGATGAACCTCGACGAACGCCGAGCCGGTTCCCGCGGCAACTGGGATCACCACCGAGCGGTCGACAAGCGGATCCAGGTCCAGCTCGAGCAGGACGAGTTGGAAAAGGGGGAAGAAGCGGAAGGACAGAACGCTCCTTAG